A genomic window from Peromyscus maniculatus bairdii isolate BWxNUB_F1_BW_parent chromosome 1, HU_Pman_BW_mat_3.1, whole genome shotgun sequence includes:
- the Apobr gene encoding apolipoprotein B receptor — MDFLRLRLPGLHQALRGALDSFSAFVSYLIGDTVPTVEREPQAAEEPGEVAAEKPEKVIEEEAQEALEGFRSDQGERVGAPGELIRCQEGSLAGEQTWGWRADSSPRPQAERQDTGSRKAAEGARGQEPSAPLRPEAGPGTHRDGSSNRAQEIWEHGEQEVSSGEPLRTCEQKEEKEVVVVRAAESGLARGVESQPAWPREPEENAGTDGQEVTEDSKETDWVAKDAEPEGFGARGADKEEERMVLMTEAKAQGTQNPEAESEDWAMLGREAWAASGREEVDNLGIQEAEYEPDPEDSIPEATGKVWVLEEACKGGQQDEMDEKREAEASHQTQALERERTREMTEGQTAGKQAEGDQETRGSSEDEERQDPATGEKGVSLEEEVQAEESPREERSTGATEAVLALDKEAQGEPDLEESPEARPEESYVGEKREAAQVRQEVLRAEVTGGQDPELRRGSQTLTEQLEEGQKGQEETRRAPDLSPAGMLRLEDYGSRPVGFAGPELEAQGNWRRDVDSTNTQEVEADAEEAGEEEIATGQAEEVQAEGGQESQQPEVPGWGAEAGLASIAMSQELEGSQEAEAGQSVGESRPTGIKAGEGEAAAPWETNGTCRKRRLEEVALSLQDSEDTQTSSSAAEIILGIRTVGAEEGPEWEAGMAPEREFGRAWHPKGRGETGGVTELGEAPEKPSGQEACSEGAAEEKATGYDVQETGGTGEGEQAETGTSVMAEGTRGMDGVTLDSQAERAERSIAVVETGGLLGEQMPLEDEARGGLSRERRAHNSEGETQKLRDAEDAVREAQRTEIQENDPEGLEDTSGQQTHQIPTLAVPGSSESAGAIASAPGDAQSNWNEALLPGSLLDVSVPRSRVLLSRNSSRRRSRPSLRRISAPEPQYDPPSPQPQEELLSPEPAPLQPEETSEPSAPRPEGTPMPARKKVLGHGFGFAHPGMMQELQARLSRPKPQ, encoded by the exons AGCCCGGGGAAGTGGCCgcagagaagccagagaaggttATAGAGGAGGAAGCCCAGGAGGCACTGGAGGGATTTAGGAGTGACCAGGGCGAGAGGGTAGGAGCTCCTGGAGAGCTCATAAGATGCCAAGAAGGAAGTTTAGCTGGTGAACAGACCTGGGGGTGGAGAGCAGACAGCTCCCCAAGGCCCCAAGCAGAAAGGCAGGACACTGGGTCCAGGAAGGCAGCTGAGGGTGCCAGGGGCCAGGAGCCAAGTGCTCCGCTGAGGCCTGAGGCagggcctgggactcacagagacggGAGCAGTAACAGAGCCCAGGAGATCTGGGAGCACGGTGAGCAGGAAGTGAGCAGTGGGGAGCCGCTGAGAACCTgtgaacagaaggaagaaaaggaggtggtggtggtcagAGCCGCAGAGTCAGGGTTGGCCAGGGGAGTGGAGtcacagccagcctggcccaGGGAGCCCGAGGAGAATGCTGGTACCGATGGGCAGGAGGTTACGGAGGACAGCAAAGAGACAGACTGGGTGGCCAAGGATGCAGAACCCGAGGGGTTTGGGGCCAGAGGGGCtgacaaggaggaagagaggatggtCCTGATGACGGAGGCAAAGGCACAGGGGACACAAAACCCAGAGGCAGAATCTGAGGACTGGGCCATGTTGGGTAGAGAGGCCTGGGCAGCCTCAGGCAGGGAGGAGGTTGATAACCTgggcattcaggaagcagaataTGAGCCAGACCCAGAAGACAGCATCCCAGAAGCTACTGGGAAAGTCTGGGTCCTAGAAGAGGCTTGCAAGGGAGGCCAGCAGGATGAGATGGATGAGAAGAGAGAGGCTGAAGCTAGCCATCAGACCCAGGccctggagagggagagaaccagAGAGATGACTGAAGGCCAGACAGCAGGGAAGCAGGCGGAGGGAGACCAGGAGACACGGGGCAGCTCTGAGGACGAGGAAAGGCAAGACCCAGCCACTGGAGAGAAGGGGGTGAGTCTGGAGGAGGAGGTGCAGGCAGAAGAGTCCCCCAGGGAGGAAAGGAGCACTGGGGCCACAGAAGCTGTGCTAGCCCTGGACAAGGAGGCTCAAGGGGAGCCTGACTTGGAAGAATCTCCAGAAGCCAGGCCTGAGGAATCGTatgtgggagagaaaagagaggcagcTCAGGTGAGACAAGAGGTGTTGAGAGCAGAGGTCACTGGAGGACAGGACCCTGAGCTGAGGAGAGGTTCCCAGACCTTGACTGAACAACttgaggaaggacagaagggTCAGGAGGAGACCAGGAGAGCTCCAGACCTGAGCCCAGCGGGGATGCTACGTTTGGAGGACTATGGCAGCAGACCTGTGGGGTTTGCAGGTCCTGAGCTAGAAGCCCAGGGAAACTGGAGAAGGGATGTGGACAGCACAAAcacccaggaggtagaagcagacgCTGAAGAAGCAGGTGAGGAAGAGATTGCAACAGGGCAGGCAGAGGAGGTCCAGGCTGAAGGAGGCCAGGAGTCTCAACAGCCCGAGGTCCcagggtggggagcagaggcaggactgGCCTCCATAGCAATGAGCCAGGAGCTGGagggaagccaggaagcagaggcaggccagtcaGTGGGGGAGTCCAGGCCCACAGGAATCAAGGCTGGTGAGGGGGAGGCTGCGGCGCCTTGGGAGACAAACGGAACGtgcaggaagaggaggctggaggaggtggctCTGAGCCTACAGGACAGTGAAGACACACAGACCAGTTCTTCAGCTGCTGAGATTATCTTGGGTATCAGGACTGTGGGGGCCGAGGAAGGGCCCGAGTGGGAGGCTGGGATGGCTCCAGAGAGGGAGTTTGGGAGAGCCTGGCATCCCAAGGGCAGAGGGGAGACGGGGGGAGTCACCGAGCTGGGAGAGGCCCCAGAGAAGCCAAGTGGGCAGGAAGCTTGCTCAGAAGGCGCAGCAGAGGAGAAGGCGACTGGCTATGATGTCCAAGAAACTGGTGGGACGGGAGAGGGGGAGCAGGCAGAAACGGGGACATCTGTGATGGCAGAAGGGACGAGGGGAATGGATGGCGTGACTTTAGACTCCCAGGCAGAGAGAGCTGAGAGGTCTATAGCCGTCGTGGAGACTGGGGGGCTCCTAGGAGAGCAGATGCCGTTGGAAGACGAGGCTAGGGGAGGGCTGTCAAGAGAGCGGAGGGCCCACAACTCTGAGGGAGAGACACAAAAGCTACGTGACGCGGAGGATGCCGTGAGAGAAGCAcagaggacagagatccaggaGAACGATCCAGAAGGTCTGGAGGACACCTCAGGCCAGCAGACACACCAGATTCCCACGTTAGCTGTGCCTGGCTCCTCTGAATCAGCGGGGGCCATAGCCAGTGCCCCAGGGGATGCTCAGAGCAACTGGAATGAG GCCCTGCTCCCCGGGTCCCTCCTGGATGTCTCTGTCCCTCGAAGTCGTGTGCTTCTCTCACGAAATTCCTCACGGCGGCGCTCGAGGCCCTCTTTGCGTCGAATCTCTGCTCCTGAGCCGCAGTATGACCCTCCCAGCCCCCAACCCCAAGAGGAGCTGCTGTCCCCTGAGCCGGCACCTCTTCAACCGGAGGAAACTTCAGAGCCAAGTGCCCCAAGGCCTGAAGGGACTCCAATGCCAGCCAGGAAAAAAGTGCTGGGACATGG GTTTGGCTTCGCTCATCCCGGCATGATGCAGGAATTGCAAGCCCGACTGAGCCGGCCGAAGCCACAGTGA